In Haliotis asinina isolate JCU_RB_2024 chromosome 11, JCU_Hal_asi_v2, whole genome shotgun sequence, the genomic stretch ATGGGGTTGAGTAAACTGTTAAAGTAGCCAAGCCATAAGAAGAAACTCATCATGACAGGAGGGAACGTACAACTTTCCTTGCAGAAAGGAGCAATCAGAGCAATGATGAAAAACGGCAGCCAGCAAACAACAAAAGCACCAGTAATTATTCCTAAAACCCGAGCTGCTTTCCTTTCCCTCCTCATTTCAATTTTTTCTTTCCTAAGTTTATCTTTCTCTCTGTTTCTTGCCCTTTTGCTATTATTATTTGATCTGTTTTTTgacaacacatacacatttcCAGGCACTGTAAGAGATGGCCCGAAATTTGGGGGGAAGTTTCCATTGGTTCCTAAGAGGCCATTGTTTGTCTGAAGGCCATTTTGGGCATCCTCTGGTCCTTCAATAGTACTTTCAATCCGAGAGATCTCGTTCATATTTACACAGGAACCATTAAACATACTGAAGCCATCTTGGCTTACGTCACTTCCGGAGGAGTTCCGAGACGGGTTTCCGGTATTTTCCACTTGCACAACCGGCACAGGAGCCGGCCTTGGTCTTCCTCCGAATTTCTTTTTCCGAATTCTTGACCTCGCCgctttatatattttaaaattcagCACAAGCATGAGAGTCAAGGGACAATAAAACGCACCAACTGTAGAAAATATGGTATATCCTTGGTCCTGGCTGATCATACATTGTCCCGTTACATCTGGATCGACGTTGTCTTTCCAACCGAAAAGAGGTGGGATCGAGATACTCACGGAAACAAACCACACAATTACAACCATTAGCATAATCTGTCTGGCACACCTTCTTCTGATGTAGTCTATGTTTGACACAGCCCAGTACCGGTCAAATGATATAGCCACAAGATGGAGGATTGACGCCGTACAGCACAACACGTCCATTGAAATCCACATGTCACATACCTCTCCGCCGAGATACCAGTTAATGCTTATTTCATTAACTAAACTCAGAGGCATCACCAAAACTGCTACCATCAAATCCGTCACGCCCAGAGACAGAATCAAATAGTTCGACACACCTTGCAAACTTTTCTCTATCAAAATAGCGGTGAGAACAAACACATTTCCCAGAATGGTCGCCAAGATCATGGAacccaaaatgaaacaaatgaagATCATGATGCCCTCATTGTATCTCGGAACGTGGTTGGTATATCGTCTGTCAACGGAGTTGTCTGTACCATTGTCCGTCAAGTTATCGTCCAGCCCATTGACTGTGACATTGTCGAATATATACATGGCTACGTTATAAGGAAGTCCTTCGGTGGTGTTTTCCATATCCAATGCTTGGTTGCTT encodes the following:
- the LOC137255757 gene encoding 5-hydroxytryptamine receptor-like, with translation MENTTEGLPYNVAMYIFDNVTVNGLDDNLTDNGTDNSVDRRYTNHVPRYNEGIMIFICFILGSMILATILGNVFVLTAILIEKSLQGVSNYLILSLGVTDLMVAVLVMPLSLVNEISINWYLGGEVCDMWISMDVLCCTASILHLVAISFDRYWAVSNIDYIRRRCARQIMLMVVIVWFVSVSISIPPLFGWKDNVDPDVTGQCMISQDQGYTIFSTVGAFYCPLTLMLVLNFKIYKAARSRIRKKKFGGRPRPAPVPVVQVENTGNPSRNSSGSDVSQDGFSMFNGSCVNMNEISRIESTIEGPEDAQNGLQTNNGLLGTNGNFPPNFGPSLTVPGNVYVLSKNRSNNNSKRARNREKDKLRKEKIEMRRERKAARVLGIITGAFVVCWLPFFIIALIAPFCKESCTFPPVMMSFFLWLGYFNSLLNPIIYTIFNPSFRTAFRKIFFRKLRLVQR